The Fulvia fulva chromosome 1, complete sequence region CATGGAGTCACTCCAGATCGGGGGTGAAGCAGGCCGCGCACGGAAGAAGGTCAACAAGAGTGTACCTCAGAGGCCTCCGCCACTTGGTGACCTGAGCTACATACAGGACCCTAACATTCGAGACATGGTTAAACAAGACCATGTGAAAGCCGTCGAAGCATACGAGAAGGCCGTCGCTGACCAAGGACCCCATGAAAAGGACGAGTCACAGCACAAGCAAGGAGGGCCGGCCAGAGCACCTCCACCTCCACCTCCGCCAGTCAAGCAGGAAGCAGAATCAGAGTTAACCCACAGCGAGCGGGAAGCAATCCGCCTCGAAAAGGAAAAGCAACGCATGGAAGCCGAAGCCCGCCGCATGCGTGGCGAGAAAGAACCCTCACCAGAACCCTCACCCGAGACACCACAACCCCAAGCAACCACTTCCCACCACAGCACCTCCTCCATCCCCCAAATCACCTCCCGCCGACCCTCCACAACAGCTTCAACCCTCGCATCAACCTCAACCCACGACACCACCATGCTCTCCCCACAACGCAGCAAAGACTCAACACCCCCAAACCCAAAGAAAGATCGCATGTTCTGCACTCTACCTCCCAAAGACTCCAATGGCGAGAGGGATCCTTGCTGGGTGAGAGTTTTCATGGAGAATGTTGATGAGATCGGGGCGCATTGTGGTTTGTTTTTTGTGGATGAGCGGTATGAGCGGCTTGTGGGAGACGTGGCGGAGAGGATTGAGGGGTGGATTATGGAGGATTTGAGTGCGAGGGTAGGGATGGGGGAGAGAGGTGGGGGCGGGAAGGTGTAGGGATGGGTCCTCGGTACTTCCGTTCCCCCCAGCTGGCCGATGTCCCCCTAGCTTTAGCCGCCCAATTTGATGGAACTTCACTACACATTGCACCTCGAAACCCTCTAGCATCTTTGTTTTCCGCGCACTCGAGCCGGCAACGAGTGGGAGGGGGCCCCTCACGAGGCAGGGGTAGGGGCCCCGCCGATGTGCCCTCCCCGAGGCGCAACGGCGACGTGCAAGATAGTCGTTATTTGATGAATTTGATTAAGACTTGATTAAGAAGCTGGGGGGACGTCGGCCAGCTGGGGGAAAGGGAAGTACGGAGGGGGATGGGTGGGCGAGTGGGTAGTGACAGCAGAACTAGGAGGCTACTGGATCTGGTGAGTTGGTCTCAGCACTTTTAGCGGAGTAACTTGGCGTGGCCCGGTATCTTCAATGCTTCATGGGTATCATGCAGTGCAAGGTGCAAACGCCACCAATGTTCTATTCTATCCATGTGTTGATTCCTCATTCGAAGAAACCACCACCACTCTCATCACCACTCTCATCATCGTTCTGCTGCTCCTCTTCCACCTGGACCTTCTTGCCCATCGCAGACCGGTCATCTTTCCTTTGCGTCTTCGCCGCCTTCTTGACCGACTTCAACTTCGTCCCTACTTTCTCCCCCTCGTCATCATCCCCCTTGCCATCCAACCTCCCCTCCCTCAAATCCCCCAACGTCCCCTCGTCCATACACCTCCTCACCCTCTCCCACATCGCAGAGTCTCCCTGCTTCTCCACTTCCTTCCCAGCAACACCCTTatcctcctcttcctctcCTTCCTTCTTCCTCCGTGTAGGGAAGAGGGAGACATACTCCCACTCCAACGGCGCATAGTGCGCATAATTCACGTCAATCTCACACTCCTCCACCTTCCTCTTCAAGCCCTCTTTATTCTTTCCCTCCGCTTCCTTCAGCGCCTTCCTCGCCTTTTTTAACCGTCTCTCCGCCTTCTGTCGATCGAAGAATCGTATCTTATGGTACTTCCCAATCATCTCACTCCTCTTGCGTGCCTTTTCGGCAATTTGAAGGTCGCGAGTTGCGGTTTGGAGTTGACGCTCTTTCTCGACGCGAATATTGGCAGGGAGATCTTTGGACTTTTCCAGTAGGCGAGTGATGTTGCGCACTGTCTTCTTCAAGTCGTTGACGGTGTGGGCTTTTTTGAAGGAGTTTTTGCCGTGGTTCTCGGGGTTCTTGGGTTGAAAGACGCCTTGGTGTTTGGGGCGTTTCCAATGGGGGCGGGAGTCGTTGTTGGAGGAGGAGTCGGGGGCGCTGCGTTTGGTGGCCATTGTTCTTGGGGTGCGGTGTGAGAGGATTGGTGTAAGTGAGGGTGGAGGAAGTTCGAGATGTTAAAGTTGAGAAGTTCGGAGAGAACGAGTGGGGTCCGAATGTTCTGAGATAAGGAGAAATTGGTATAATAAAGCAAACACCAAGATTCGAGGGTATCTAGCGATCGTCATGTACATAAAGATCTCACATAGCATCATCAAATTCATATAGATCATCAGTGATCATCACCTCCTCGCTCCAGTTTATCGACTTTCAGAGTCATCGTCCTCTCCCACCCAATGCGAATGAACCTCCCCAGCGTCAACCAGAAGTGCCGACCGGCTTCATGTTCTCTGATTCTGCCTAAGAGTTCTGCTACTTCCTCTCTTACGTCCAGCCGAGGGTGGAAAAGACCTGTGCCTATGTACAGCAAGCCTGGCGTCTGACCGCTTGCGGCGCTGGTGGCCTTGTTCTCCCAAACGCCCATGGCCACGATCGAGAGGAGGTGACTGATTTCGGACTCCGTGTTGATGGCTTCACATATGGCGAGGTAGATGTTTGCGCTCTGCTCGTGTCCGAGTCGTAGCTTTGCAAGCTTATCGTGTAGGTGCTGTAGGTCCAGGTGCTTGATCGGGCGGTGCACGTAGAACGAGGCAAGATCTTGGATGAAGTTGTAGTAGCTGCGCGTGTTACGCCATCCTTCGATTCGAGTAGCATTGGCAGCCAATTCATTGTTTTTGGATTGTGCTGTTGGCCAGACGTAGCCGTGGCCGATGACCTCTGGCGCGAGCTCTTTGTGTGCCTCGGCGGGTGAGATAGGTGAAGCTGGGAAGTTGGTCTTTGGACTTTCCGGGTTGTGAATGTGCAGTGCACTCGCACCATAAACTGTCTCCTCGAAGCTCGAAGCAAGCCGAGTGAACTTCACTACCCACTTGCGGAACTTGCCACGAATGGCATTCTCGCCATGTCGCTCATTGATGGCAGCAAGCACACTCTGCATGAAAGCCCCGTCACCAGTGGCATCGCCTGTCATACTGCCCGAAGGAGCGCTGTTACCACCCAGCCCTGCAGACAGACTCGCTCCCGCCGTAACCAAAGAACTAATACCACCAGCTGCAACACTATTGGTCTGGTGGGTGTTCTGGTGGAAGAAGACCACGCCTTCAGTCAGGGGAGCTTGTTCGACTTTGTTAGATATTCGCATCTTCCCTGTACTCAGATCGCAGAGGATGTCCCACCATTCTGTCTTGTTGGCAAAAGCAGGGTTCGTCACACCAGCGATGAATCCAGGGACTCTCAGAAGATCGTCAATCTTGGTCAAATCAGTGTAGGGAAACGCgtgtctagtaaacccgcGTAGCATGCCACCCGATGCCAGAGCACATGCTGCCAGTACTGCTTCAGCTACCTCCGAACTGGGAAGGTTGTGGCCCAGGAAGATCACCCGCTTCTGCGTGAGTAATGCATTCAGTAGCACGATAATTGGATGCGTATTAGGTCCAGATGTTGTCAAATGAGGATGTGTAGGGTTGAAGGGCGTCGGTGAAGAAGTGTGAGGTGTGCTGAATGTTGTAATCAATTTGACCAAGCTGAAGTCGCCGACTGTTTCTGGACTGACTGCCGTAGGGATCTTGACCGGTACAGGTACATTTGCATAGTTGATCACACTTTCGAATTCGTGAGTGTCACGAGGTAGGCCGTATCGAGTCTTCGACTGTAGCTGACCGGTACTGGTCTGATCTATCGCGGGCGTGACGGCTTCTGTCTCTTCTTTCTCGGCCATACGTTGTGCTATCATGGCCTCAAACTTCTCGAGAAAAAGGTCCTTGGTATCTGTCGCTTGCAGGATGAACTTCTCGTTGAGGTTCAGCCGAGGCATGAGAGACAAGTCCATGCTGTTCACAGCTTCGTACAGGCTGGCCAGAGTGTCGATCATGGGATTGGCAAAGTACTGTTCCAGTGCCAGCAGAAGCAGGGGCTTGTATATGTGCAAGAAAGAATGCCTCGTGCAAATTGCCATGGCTTTTACGATTGCACCTCGCTTGATAGTGTTGTCGTGCTTGGTGTTGACCAAATTGAGCACATAGACCAGAGGGGGGCCGTCAGGACTGCCGTCATCAGAACTGTCATCGCTGTCGTCTCCCGAATCTTCATCGTCCTCGTCCTCGTCCTCGTCCTCGTCCTCGTCCTCGGGCAGGTCCTCGCCGGCTTCAATTGCTTTCCGTCGCCTCCTCCTCCGTCTTCGTTTCGCGTCTGGGTCTTGATCTTCCTCTCCGCCGGCGTCTTTGTGTAGAAAGAATATGGTCCAGTCTTGGCTTCGCACATGAGCTTGATCTGGTAACATCAGCTCAGCAAGCATATGTTCGTCTCCTCCAACGGGTCCTGGGTACTGATGCTCCATAATGCTACCCCGATCGATGTCGAAGGAGGCGACCAATATGTACTCGACATGGTTTTCTGTGCCGCCGGGAGGGTACTGCGACTTCACCGGCTTCACTTTGCGTTGTTGTGGGCGCTTTTGCGGTGAACGAAGCGCGTTGGGCGCGGGAGTGGGTCCATGTTGAGAAGATCGATAGCTGGTGCCACTTGACTTGTGTGAAGCGTTGGAGAGTGTGTGTCTATGTTGCGCGACTGCCAGACTGCCAGAGTCGCCCTGTGTCGAATGCGATCCAGATCGTTGTGGGAAGGAGTTGAGTGAAGCGTGTCGTCTTGACGCCGTGCTGCCAGTCGAGTTGGTCTTGGGCCGATGTGGTAGCACAGTTGCCATTGTATGATCGGCGCGACCTGCGCATGTATCGTGTCTATGTCAGACTATGGGCAGCATTCACTTCGCGGTGCACTTGATGTTCTTGAGAGTGAGACCTCTCCCCACGATTGCGATACAATCCCTGTCTGCCCCTGCAGGCTGCAGAACGATCACCCGGCAGACCTTCCAACTTCCATCCTTGGGTTGTCGTTGCTGTTTACCCATCCAAACAGCGACATCGCGAAGACCATTTCCAACATCTCCAGCACTGCTAGAACAACATCATGGTGAGTGCTCCTAGTCGTCGTCTGCTCTTCTGAAGCTAATGTATACAGTCGTCGCGACCCTCGCCCTTCGACAGCGCCAACGCGCGACAGTCGCCGTTCCGCCGACAGAACAGCGCGTCGCCAGCAACAGTACGAGGAGGAACACCAGGATCCTCGCCGACGAAAGCGCCTTCAGCATTGTCACTGTCGCCTACCAAAGCGAGCAATCTATCACCAGAGAAGACCAGTCCATTCGTCCGACGACCGAGCCAGATCAACACCGAGCGCCCGTCGAGCCCATTCGCACGACCTTCGAGCAGCTTGAGCATACCCACATCTCCCTCTAGACAACCGAGCAACTCAAGCTACAATGGAGCGCCGCTCAGCCCACGTCCTGCTTCTCCCATGCGACTGCCAAGCATCTCTCCAGCACCAGAAGAGCCCGACACACCCACAATCCTCCCTCCCGCCTCGCCTTCACGATTCGACGGAGCGAAACCATCATCTCACACTTTATCCGAAGAAGACTCGCCTCCTCCACCAGAACCATTTCAAGCACCAACTGTAGTACCCAGTCCAGCCATGCTCCGGCCATTAGCCCAAGGAACAGAAACATCCTCCACAACAGCCACAATCAAACAGCCTATCTTCACATCTCAGCCCGTGAAGAAATCACCCACAATGCCAAAACTCAACCCCATCGGTGGAGGCGGAGGCGCATACGGACACGTTCCACAGTCGCTCCTCCACAGCATGCGAGAGTCTTTCGAGGTACTGGACAGTAACAACACAGGCGGCGTCACAGCAGCCTCAGTCTCAGAAATGCTGGGCCAGATGGGCCTCGAGAACACGCCAGCTGCACTGCGAGACTTCTTCCCGCCTAACGTAACTGCGCAATTCAATCTTGCGAGATACCTAGACGTTCTGTCAGGACCATTAGCGGACCTGTCGCAACCAGACGAGCTACGCGCAGCATTCGAGGCTTTTGATGTGGACGATAGTGGACAGATCGATGTTGCAACACTCAGAGATGCGCTGCTTCACACTGCCCCTGAGCCAGGAGAGCATATGATCCGACTCAGTGAGCGCGAATTAGATGGTATTCTGGGAGATTTCACCGGACGAAGAGCATTCGGATCAAAGGGCATGAATGCTTCCAAGGCGAAGGGGGACGTTTTCAGGTATCGGGATTT contains the following coding sequences:
- a CDS encoding rRNA-processing protein efg1 produces the protein MATKRSAPDSSSNNDSRPHWKRPKHQGVFQPKNPENHGKNSFKKAHTVNDLKKTVRNITRLLEKSKDLPANIRVEKERQLQTATRDLQIAEKARKRSEMIGKYHKIRFFDRQKAERRLKKARKALKEAEGKNKEGLKRKVEECEIDVNYAHYAPLEWEYVSLFPTRRKKEGEEEEDKGVAGKEVEKQGDSAMWERVRRCMDEGTLGDLREGRLDGKGDDDEGEKVGTKLKSVKKAAKTQRKDDRSAMGKKVQVEEEQQNDDESGDESGGGFFE